From Nitrospirota bacterium, the proteins below share one genomic window:
- a CDS encoding tail fiber domain-containing protein encodes MKKKIIILMVGVLLIAANLFAGDGDLIVEGNLGVGTLSPANNLEVVGTTKLTNNSGTDLIFNPSAGFYKLSGTTANNFGIRFYADGNAIASLSSQGPNTFNQEVYSNVNYPRFYGSRSRGSNTSRTAVQANDIFYSIEGGGWYVDAGAPTANIGGKIQFAASQDWARDTGGPHFGTRISFFTTANDTETNIERLRIDHDGNVGIGTTSPAYKLDVAGDIHTTGTYYPTSDGRFKKDIGEIDNPLGKILMVKGVSYNWKTSEYKDKGFDKGRHYGVIAQEVEKVFPETVKEGSDGSKGVAYTELIPVLIEAIKEQQKIIESQEKDMDELKAKVQKLEAKDFVARAR; translated from the coding sequence ATGAAGAAGAAAATAATAATTTTAATGGTAGGCGTTTTACTCATTGCAGCAAATCTCTTTGCGGGAGACGGAGATTTGATTGTGGAGGGGAATCTTGGAGTTGGCACGTTAAGCCCGGCCAATAATTTAGAAGTTGTTGGCACAACGAAATTAACAAACAATTCAGGGACTGATTTGATTTTTAACCCATCAGCGGGATTCTATAAACTCTCTGGCACCACCGCCAATAATTTCGGCATTAGGTTTTATGCGGATGGTAATGCAATAGCTTCTTTGAGTTCTCAGGGACCGAACACCTTTAATCAAGAAGTTTATTCCAATGTCAATTATCCGAGATTTTATGGATCGAGGTCAAGAGGAAGTAACACATCAAGGACTGCCGTTCAAGCTAATGATATTTTTTATTCAATTGAAGGCGGCGGCTGGTATGTGGATGCAGGGGCGCCTACCGCCAATATTGGAGGCAAGATACAATTCGCAGCTTCACAAGATTGGGCAAGAGACACCGGAGGGCCACACTTCGGGACAAGAATATCTTTTTTCACAACGGCAAATGATACAGAAACTAATATTGAAAGATTAAGAATAGACCACGACGGCAATGTCGGCATCGGGACGACAAGTCCAGCTTATAAGTTGGATGTAGCAGGTGATATCCATACAACAGGAACTTATTATCCTACTTCTGACGGAAGATTTAAAAAAGATATAGGCGAAATAGATAATCCACTTGGAAAAATTCTGATGGTAAAAGGAGTGTCTTATAACTGGAAGACATCCGAATACAAAGACAAAGGATTTGACAAGGGAAGGCATTACGGCGTGATAGCTCAGGAGGTTGAAAAAGTTTTTCCTGAGACAGTAAAAGAAGGATCTGACGGCTCTAAAGGCGTAGCCTATACAGAATTGATTCCTGTTCTTATTGAAGCAATAAAGGAACAGCAGAAGATTATTGAGAGTCAGGAGAAAGATATGGATGAACTTAAAGCTAAAGTCCAAAAATTGGAGGCTAAGGATTTCGTGGCAAGGGCTCGGTAA
- a CDS encoding NYN domain-containing protein, whose protein sequence is MSHILIDGYNLIGTAHWNLEKARNDLVQKLYDYAQIKGHSLTVVFDGWKDGKLTETRTKIGKVTIIYSKLGEKADQVIRLLISAAATPWIVVSSDREIYDFAEKKDFVALTSDEFEKKLQAALDASKREEEETPDADDEAAMVPARQKGNPKKQSKTEKKKSEALKKL, encoded by the coding sequence ATGTCCCACATCCTGATAGACGGCTACAACCTAATCGGCACCGCCCACTGGAACCTTGAAAAGGCACGCAACGACCTCGTGCAGAAACTCTACGATTACGCGCAAATAAAAGGCCACAGTCTCACCGTCGTCTTTGACGGGTGGAAGGACGGCAAGCTGACTGAAACGAGAACGAAGATCGGCAAGGTGACCATCATCTATTCAAAGCTCGGTGAAAAAGCGGACCAGGTTATCAGGTTATTAATATCCGCTGCCGCAACACCGTGGATTGTCGTAAGCTCGGACAGGGAGATCTACGACTTTGCGGAGAAAAAGGATTTCGTGGCCCTCACCTCGGACGAATTTGAAAAAAAGCTTCAGGCGGCCCTTGACGCAAGTAAACGTGAAGAAGAAGAGACCCCTGACGCTGACGATGAAGCTGCCATGGTCCCCGCCCGGCAAAAAGGCAACCCGAAGAAACAGTCGAAAACTGAAAAGAAAAAGTCCGAGGCGCTCAAGAAGCTGTAA
- a CDS encoding molybdopterin-dependent oxidoreductase produces MSKTVSLKIDGKAVKVPEGTNLIDAAESAGIHIPNLCYLKGMRSIGACRMCLVEIEGMKSSVVGCITRVKEGMSVKTTTPQIEEMRKFVLDLVLSMHPLDCMTCTKAGVCTLQKYSYDYGIKESNFTRKKFGYPIDAANPFIKRDPDYCVLCARCVRVCKEQGTNVLDFMGRGVGAKVVTAMDKPLQESGCTFCGSCVDACPVNALLEADRWRKGREWDYTKTKSVCLSCGNGCDIVVSTKDGSLAKINSGGAEGSVEKYICATGRYGFDALSSDARAMTPMIRVNGELKEASWKDALAAVAEKLKTAGGKTGIISTAGILNQDAFVLSQFASNAVRTKNIDTTVSLYADTDSMKFSDSADIDSADVIVLAGLAPSQWERVLPALDAAIRRRVARGAKLIVINHEETRAASVAAVNIKADEASSLAQVAKALIAKGKKTDKALETAVSGAAVSEDAGKASDLLAEAKSPVIFCAPSLFNASRNISLLMDIKVIAVPYEANARGVVALGLTTEGKTYKEMTSGGVDVLYAVGEVPVAKRPNVNFLVVQSSYMTELAKQADVVLPAAAYLESEGTMINYLGKVKDAVKVIEPVGESRQHKNILIELSKVMGAPIKESAAKMKSAFQVKDKPKFNPFEKKQGLDVDPAELNDSINKSVIYSSRLVWLKEVAEKVTV; encoded by the coding sequence ATGTCAAAGACAGTATCTTTAAAAATAGATGGAAAGGCCGTCAAGGTCCCTGAAGGGACCAATCTCATTGACGCCGCTGAATCAGCGGGGATTCATATCCCCAACCTCTGCTATCTCAAAGGCATGAGAAGCATCGGCGCGTGCAGGATGTGCCTTGTTGAGATAGAAGGCATGAAGTCGTCCGTTGTCGGCTGTATCACGAGGGTCAAGGAAGGCATGAGCGTAAAGACGACCACGCCCCAGATCGAGGAGATGAGAAAGTTTGTACTCGACCTTGTCCTCTCCATGCATCCCCTTGACTGTATGACCTGCACAAAGGCCGGTGTGTGCACACTCCAGAAATATTCATATGATTATGGGATAAAGGAATCGAATTTCACGAGAAAGAAATTCGGCTATCCGATAGATGCCGCGAACCCGTTTATAAAAAGAGACCCGGATTACTGCGTCCTCTGCGCAAGATGCGTGAGGGTCTGCAAGGAGCAGGGCACGAACGTCCTTGATTTCATGGGAAGAGGCGTAGGCGCAAAAGTCGTCACTGCCATGGACAAACCACTCCAGGAGTCAGGATGCACGTTCTGCGGAAGCTGCGTGGACGCGTGTCCCGTCAACGCGTTGCTTGAAGCGGACAGGTGGAGAAAAGGCAGGGAGTGGGACTATACAAAAACAAAGTCCGTGTGCCTTTCATGCGGCAACGGCTGCGATATAGTTGTCAGCACAAAAGACGGCAGCCTTGCAAAAATAAACTCAGGCGGGGCTGAAGGCTCCGTGGAGAAATATATCTGCGCCACAGGCAGGTACGGTTTTGATGCCTTATCGTCGGATGCAAGGGCCATGACCCCGATGATCAGGGTGAACGGAGAATTGAAAGAGGCTTCATGGAAGGACGCGCTGGCCGCGGTTGCGGAAAAATTAAAGACGGCAGGCGGCAAGACCGGCATCATCAGCACCGCCGGCATACTAAACCAGGACGCCTTCGTGCTTTCACAATTCGCATCGAACGCCGTAAGGACCAAGAACATTGATACAACCGTAAGCCTCTATGCGGACACGGACTCGATGAAATTTTCCGATTCAGCAGACATTGATTCTGCCGACGTGATCGTGCTTGCCGGGTTGGCCCCCTCACAATGGGAAAGGGTCCTGCCCGCGCTTGACGCCGCGATAAGAAGAAGAGTTGCAAGAGGAGCAAAACTCATTGTGATAAATCATGAAGAGACAAGGGCCGCGTCTGTTGCGGCAGTGAATATTAAAGCCGATGAGGCTTCATCGCTTGCGCAGGTCGCAAAGGCGCTCATCGCGAAAGGTAAAAAAACGGACAAGGCGCTTGAAACCGCCGTCTCAGGAGCGGCCGTATCAGAGGATGCGGGTAAAGCTTCGGACTTATTGGCTGAAGCGAAGTCTCCTGTAATATTCTGCGCCCCTTCCCTCTTTAACGCCTCAAGGAATATTTCCCTGTTGATGGATATCAAAGTCATCGCTGTGCCGTATGAGGCCAATGCCAGAGGCGTGGTTGCTTTGGGACTCACTACCGAGGGCAAGACTTACAAAGAGATGACCAGCGGCGGAGTAGACGTTCTTTACGCTGTCGGCGAAGTGCCGGTTGCCAAGAGACCCAATGTTAATTTCCTGGTAGTCCAGTCATCATATATGACAGAGCTTGCGAAACAGGCTGATGTTGTCCTGCCTGCCGCTGCATATCTTGAATCGGAAGGCACGATGATCAATTATCTCGGCAAGGTAAAAGACGCCGTCAAAGTGATCGAGCCTGTTGGCGAGTCCAGACAGCACAAGAACATTCTTATTGAACTTTCAAAAGTCATGGGAGCTCCGATAAAAGAATCAGCAGCAAAAATGAAGAGCGCGTTTCAGGTTAAGGACAAACCGAAGTTCAACCCCTTCGAGAAGAAACAGGGCCTCGACGTGGACCCTGCCGAGTTGAACGATTCTATAAACAAGTCAGTGATCTACTCATCAAGACTTGTATGGCTGAAAGAAGTAGCAGAAAAAGTAACGGTATAA
- a CDS encoding 4Fe-4S binding protein, with product MNEQKELKVEDVKKAADEKSCAVEKALYYVTEFLSGPMCGKCFPCSLGSYEAKVRLQHIADGIGNEDDLAAVRRIAGNMLEASMCKKGKDTAKFILEWIDTDVFKKHLEGVCPDRTCVAFIEYRIIPDKCNMCGLCKDVCIYNAVHGEKKKPFQSGYRPFEIRQQKCQKCGDCIKVCPTGAIILVDAKVKEPVGV from the coding sequence ATGAACGAACAGAAAGAATTAAAGGTCGAAGACGTCAAGAAAGCAGCGGATGAAAAAAGCTGCGCCGTGGAAAAAGCGCTCTACTATGTAACTGAATTCTTGTCAGGTCCCATGTGCGGCAAATGCTTCCCGTGCTCCCTCGGCTCTTATGAGGCGAAAGTCAGGCTTCAGCATATCGCTGACGGCATCGGCAATGAGGATGATCTGGCCGCTGTCAGGAGGATCGCGGGAAATATGCTCGAAGCGTCCATGTGCAAGAAAGGCAAGGACACCGCGAAATTCATACTGGAATGGATCGATACGGACGTGTTTAAAAAACATCTTGAAGGCGTATGCCCTGATAGAACATGCGTTGCATTTATCGAGTACAGGATAATCCCTGATAAATGCAACATGTGCGGATTGTGCAAAGACGTCTGCATTTATAATGCGGTCCACGGCGAAAAGAAAAAACCTTTTCAAAGCGGATACCGCCCGTTTGAGATAAGACAGCAAAAATGCCAGAAATGCGGCGACTGCATAAAGGTCTGCCCGACAGGCGCGATCATACTCGTTGACGCAAAGGTGAAGGAACCGGTAGGAGTATAA
- a CDS encoding CBS domain-containing protein yields the protein MAKLNNANELKELRQKLARETFKPNTLRTRVCCGTACTATGAHKVIDEFKKEAANSGIDLEIVKTGCQGICQKGPVLKVEPMDIFYQRTKPENVSWIMSYSILGNMPYRQGLYRDSFLSEPVPEMTEVPFYKKQKRIALRNNGNIDPCNIDHYLAVGGYAGLEKALSTMSPDEVLAEVDRANLRGRGGAGFPAGKKWKHSKSAPGHIKFVIANGDEGDPGAFMDRSIMEGDPHSLLEGMALCAYAIGAQYGIIYVRHEYPLAVKNLWIAIKQAEELGLLGKNILGSDFSFTMDIREGAGAFVCGESTALVASIEGERGFPRPRPPRLSEPGGGAWGYPSNLNNIETYACVPVIIEQGSDYFLSIGTKTSPGTKVFALTGKVKNTGLVEVPMGITLKEIIFDIGGGILGDKKFKAVQTGGPSGGCIPASYLDLPVDFDSLSSVGSMMGSGGMVVLDEDTCMVDVAKFFLSFTQSESCGKCPPCRIGTSQMLQILQRITSGKGEPGDIQRLVDLGKNIQKTSLCGLGQSAPNPVLSTIKYFREEYEEHIYDKYCRAGACSGLGAFVIDQNECFRCGLCKQACAFGAVIETKNRFLIDRIACTQCKACYTACPIKAVKIKKPRHVALEEIFKVSTDKIEVIDRRAKMTLGDIMKTKASYELFAMTPNHRVADAIKLMNDRNISAVMVVDESQKLKGMITERDIVRGLSKGGTFLNEIIQNIMTREVITFTPSTEVSAAISVVANKKVRHLPVVEGDRIVGMITYRDLVSYVLPEIIYMAEDMY from the coding sequence ATGGCAAAACTGAACAACGCAAACGAATTAAAGGAACTGAGGCAGAAGCTTGCGCGGGAAACCTTCAAACCCAATACGCTAAGGACAAGGGTTTGCTGCGGCACCGCTTGCACTGCTACAGGCGCTCACAAGGTCATTGATGAATTCAAGAAGGAAGCTGCCAATTCAGGCATAGACCTTGAGATTGTAAAGACCGGCTGTCAGGGGATCTGCCAGAAAGGCCCCGTGTTAAAAGTGGAGCCGATGGATATTTTTTACCAGAGGACCAAGCCTGAAAACGTTTCCTGGATCATGAGCTATTCCATTCTCGGCAACATGCCTTACAGGCAGGGGCTTTACAGGGACAGTTTCCTCAGCGAGCCGGTGCCGGAAATGACAGAAGTGCCCTTTTACAAGAAACAAAAAAGGATCGCGCTTAGAAATAACGGGAATATTGACCCGTGCAATATTGACCATTATCTCGCGGTCGGCGGTTATGCCGGACTGGAGAAGGCCTTATCAACAATGAGCCCTGACGAGGTCCTTGCTGAAGTGGACAGGGCAAACCTCAGGGGAAGGGGCGGCGCGGGGTTCCCTGCCGGTAAAAAATGGAAGCATTCCAAATCCGCACCGGGCCATATTAAATTTGTTATCGCAAACGGCGATGAAGGCGACCCCGGCGCGTTCATGGACAGGTCGATCATGGAAGGCGATCCGCACAGCCTGCTTGAGGGAATGGCGCTCTGCGCGTACGCAATAGGAGCGCAGTACGGAATTATTTATGTGAGACACGAGTATCCCCTCGCGGTCAAGAATCTCTGGATCGCCATAAAACAGGCGGAAGAGCTGGGGCTGCTTGGCAAAAACATACTCGGCTCCGATTTCAGTTTCACCATGGACATCAGAGAAGGCGCTGGCGCGTTTGTGTGCGGCGAGTCCACTGCGCTTGTCGCGTCTATTGAAGGTGAGAGGGGTTTTCCCAGGCCGAGGCCCCCGAGGCTTTCCGAGCCTGGCGGCGGCGCGTGGGGTTATCCGAGCAATCTTAATAATATTGAAACATACGCCTGCGTCCCCGTTATCATTGAGCAGGGATCAGACTACTTTCTTTCGATTGGAACAAAGACATCTCCCGGCACAAAAGTTTTCGCCCTGACCGGGAAAGTTAAAAATACCGGACTCGTTGAAGTCCCGATGGGCATTACTTTGAAAGAAATTATCTTTGACATCGGAGGCGGTATTCTTGGCGACAAGAAGTTCAAGGCGGTCCAGACAGGCGGCCCCTCAGGAGGCTGTATACCGGCTTCATATCTCGACCTGCCCGTTGATTTTGACTCACTGTCCTCCGTCGGTTCCATGATGGGGTCCGGCGGAATGGTTGTCCTGGACGAAGACACCTGCATGGTCGACGTGGCGAAATTCTTTCTCTCATTCACGCAGTCCGAGTCCTGCGGCAAATGTCCGCCGTGCAGAATAGGAACGTCTCAGATGCTCCAGATACTTCAGAGAATAACATCGGGCAAAGGCGAGCCGGGCGATATACAGAGACTTGTTGATCTGGGCAAGAATATTCAGAAGACCTCTCTCTGCGGCCTCGGACAGAGCGCACCGAACCCCGTTCTCAGCACGATCAAGTATTTCAGGGAAGAATATGAGGAGCACATTTACGATAAGTACTGCCGCGCCGGCGCTTGCAGCGGGCTTGGCGCGTTCGTTATAGACCAGAATGAATGCTTCAGATGCGGCTTGTGTAAACAGGCGTGCGCCTTTGGGGCCGTCATCGAGACGAAAAACAGGTTTCTGATTGACCGCATAGCCTGTACCCAGTGCAAGGCCTGTTATACAGCGTGTCCGATCAAGGCGGTCAAGATAAAGAAGCCCAGACATGTTGCGCTTGAGGAAATATTCAAGGTTTCTACCGACAAAATAGAGGTAATAGACAGGAGGGCAAAAATGACGCTTGGCGACATTATGAAAACAAAGGCATCGTATGAGCTTTTCGCCATGACCCCCAACCACAGGGTCGCGGACGCGATAAAGCTTATGAACGACAGAAATATCAGCGCGGTAATGGTTGTTGACGAAAGCCAGAAATTAAAGGGAATGATCACCGAGAGGGACATAGTCCGCGGCCTGTCAAAGGGCGGGACGTTCTTAAACGAGATAATACAGAACATCATGACCCGCGAGGTGATAACCTTTACTCCGTCCACTGAAGTCAGCGCGGCCATATCGGTTGTCGCAAATAAAAAAGTAAGACATCTGCCGGTTGTTGAGGGAGACAGGATCGTTGGAATGATCACCTACCGTGACCTTGTTTCATATGTCCTGCCCGAAATAATCTATATGGCTGAAGATATGTATTAG
- the nuoE gene encoding NADH-quinone oxidoreductase subunit NuoE: MSLKTDEIIGHVGSVLTEDQKKRGILIHAFQKIQEEHNFLPEEELRRLSKNLDIPMSDVYSTATFYKQFYFSPRGKKIVRVCTGTACHVRGADKVLNKIKNEFGIEEGETTADLAMTLETVGCIGCCGLAPVATINEDVVGEIDMKKVEGVIEEIKK; encoded by the coding sequence ATGAGTCTGAAAACTGATGAGATCATCGGACACGTTGGCAGCGTCTTAACTGAAGACCAGAAGAAACGCGGGATCTTGATCCACGCCTTTCAGAAGATACAGGAAGAGCACAATTTTCTCCCTGAAGAAGAGCTGAGAAGGCTGTCGAAAAATCTTGATATCCCTATGTCTGATGTTTACAGCACCGCCACTTTCTACAAGCAGTTCTATTTTTCACCGCGCGGTAAGAAGATAGTGCGTGTATGCACCGGCACAGCGTGCCATGTCAGGGGCGCGGACAAAGTGCTCAATAAAATAAAAAATGAGTTCGGCATCGAAGAAGGCGAAACCACTGCCGACCTTGCGATGACGCTTGAGACGGTGGGATGTATCGGATGCTGCGGACTTGCGCCGGTAGCCACAATAAACGAAGACGTTGTCGGCGAGATAGACATGAAGAAGGTTGAAGGAGTTATTGAAGAGATAAAAAAGTAG
- the cooS gene encoding anaerobic carbon-monoxide dehydrogenase catalytic subunit, which yields MDKTMKSADTFAEKIIEWGEEQKIDTCFERAEKLKPCPIGESGACCKVCHMGPCRLVGKNAEEEGRGVCGAQLPTIAARNFVRMIAAGTSAHSDHARDMAMTLLAAATGEAKDFKITDVKKLYRVAGIIGIEFEGRPVNDVAKDVALKFIEDFGRQTGEINYAARAPKKTQERWRKWGIVPRGIDREVVEAMHRTNIGVDHDPDHLLTHGLKVALADGWGGCMISTDITDILFGTPSPVKAEASFGIFKEDEVNIVVHGHEPSLAEIIVDVTYDPKMIEYAKSKGAKGINLGGMCCTANEVLMRHGIPTAGGFTNQELGIMTGLVDAMTVDVQCIMPAITELSKKFHTKIITTSRKAMIPGAVHVEYEEHHAREIAEKIVRMAIDNYPNRTTKGSHITDKFPVIAGFSHEYIEYMQGGRWRGSFRPLNDAIMAGRIRGVVGLAGCDNPRVPSQGLHRYIATELIKNDVLIVSTGCGSAACGTAGFLTPEMALENAGPGLREVCEAIGIPPILHLGSCVDNSRILTIATAMAAEGGLSEEIGGMPAVGIAPEWMSEKAIAIGCYFAASGVPVIFGGESPVGASKEVTRIMTEVWFERFMGALHFEPDPEKMLAMTLDYIDKARVNLKLRKYEPGKFGAERVLMDMAARREIERAAAPHAGVGGINESEN from the coding sequence ATGGATAAGACAATGAAAAGCGCAGATACATTTGCGGAAAAAATAATCGAATGGGGCGAAGAGCAGAAGATAGATACATGCTTTGAACGCGCGGAAAAACTCAAGCCCTGCCCTATCGGCGAATCAGGCGCGTGCTGCAAGGTTTGCCACATGGGGCCGTGCAGGCTTGTAGGTAAAAACGCGGAGGAGGAAGGGCGCGGAGTCTGCGGCGCACAGCTCCCGACGATTGCCGCGAGGAATTTTGTCAGAATGATCGCGGCTGGCACTTCAGCACATTCCGACCACGCGAGAGACATGGCAATGACACTGCTTGCGGCGGCAACCGGTGAGGCAAAAGATTTCAAGATCACTGACGTGAAAAAACTATACAGAGTAGCGGGCATTATCGGTATTGAATTTGAAGGAAGACCCGTTAACGATGTTGCAAAAGACGTGGCCCTTAAATTCATAGAAGACTTCGGCCGTCAGACCGGCGAGATCAATTACGCTGCGAGGGCGCCCAAGAAGACACAGGAGAGATGGAGAAAATGGGGCATCGTTCCCCGTGGCATTGACAGGGAAGTTGTCGAGGCAATGCACAGGACCAATATCGGTGTCGATCACGACCCCGACCACCTTCTGACACATGGTTTAAAAGTTGCCCTTGCTGACGGATGGGGCGGATGTATGATCTCAACGGACATTACCGATATACTCTTCGGGACCCCAAGCCCTGTCAAGGCGGAGGCAAGCTTCGGCATCTTCAAGGAAGACGAGGTCAATATTGTCGTTCACGGTCATGAGCCCTCGTTAGCCGAGATAATCGTTGACGTTACATATGATCCCAAGATGATCGAATATGCGAAGTCCAAAGGCGCAAAAGGCATTAACCTCGGCGGCATGTGCTGTACCGCAAATGAAGTCCTTATGAGGCACGGCATTCCGACAGCCGGAGGTTTTACAAATCAGGAGCTGGGTATTATGACAGGGCTCGTTGATGCAATGACGGTAGACGTTCAGTGCATCATGCCCGCGATTACCGAGCTGTCAAAAAAATTCCATACTAAAATAATCACGACAAGCAGAAAGGCGATGATACCCGGAGCGGTTCATGTTGAATATGAAGAACACCATGCGCGTGAAATAGCGGAGAAGATCGTGAGAATGGCTATCGACAATTATCCGAACAGGACCACAAAGGGAAGTCATATCACAGATAAATTCCCTGTCATCGCGGGCTTCTCGCATGAATACATCGAATACATGCAGGGTGGAAGATGGCGCGGTTCATTCAGGCCGTTAAATGACGCGATCATGGCAGGAAGAATACGCGGAGTTGTCGGCCTTGCGGGATGCGATAATCCGAGGGTGCCGTCTCAGGGACTCCACAGATATATTGCAACCGAGTTGATAAAGAATGACGTCCTGATCGTCTCAACAGGCTGCGGCTCTGCCGCATGCGGCACCGCAGGGTTCCTTACACCGGAAATGGCGCTGGAAAACGCAGGCCCCGGACTCAGAGAAGTTTGCGAGGCAATTGGAATACCGCCGATCCTGCATTTAGGCTCGTGCGTTGACAATTCAAGGATCTTAACGATTGCAACCGCGATGGCGGCAGAAGGCGGACTTTCAGAAGAGATCGGCGGAATGCCCGCTGTAGGTATCGCCCCTGAATGGATGTCTGAAAAGGCCATCGCCATCGGCTGCTACTTTGCGGCGTCAGGAGTGCCCGTAATATTTGGCGGTGAATCTCCTGTAGGCGCGAGCAAGGAAGTCACAAGGATCATGACCGAAGTATGGTTTGAAAGATTTATGGGAGCGCTGCATTTTGAGCCGGACCCGGAGAAGATGCTCGCTATGACCCTGGATTACATTGACAAGGCAAGGGTAAACCTGAAGCTGAGAAAATATGAACCCGGTAAATTCGGGGCCGAGAGAGTCCTCATGGATATGGCGGCAAGAAGAGAGATCGAAAGGGCGGCAGCGCCTCACGCTGGTGTTGGAGGTATCAATGAGTCTGAAAACTGA